One Rhodococcus sp. P1Y DNA window includes the following coding sequences:
- a CDS encoding sensor histidine kinase, whose product MTRTVPRRDRLVKLVLRTRTPPVACGIALAVGAIVAEILAVLLLERIAPGNAFGAVFLLGVLVVSAGWGFRLSIATSVASAAAYAYIHVGESSSETAESSESFVPAMIVFLVLALLTNVLVGQSRLRAVESDQRRREADLLASLARTMLRTTDRTAMLNDAGARLSEVLEVPCEVVGLDGPPSSVEEEQIALRDGDDVIGFLVVPAQLVPTARRRIDRIVAPLEALMAASSDRQALHERTLALARQQTSLRRVATLVALRAEPDEVFLAVAHELADGLDIEHVSVVRYDTDAHYTVLAVRDRVESHRLAAGERLPLGGHNVCTIVFSTGMPAVIDFTAATGDIADRLLGRGILEGRGVPIKIDGTVWGAVVIGSTRYSTSADLGDRLSDFADLLATAVYNSDTRSALTRSRARVVAAADQARRTIERDLHDGAQQRIVSLGMELRIAQAAAPAELVDLRNSLDRSVDTLSQVHNDLRELSRGIHPAILSRGGLAPALKTLARRSPVPVSLTTDIPMRLPDPIEVAAYYVVAEALTNTAKYAGATGVDIAASVADGCLTLVVGDDGCGGADMQGGSGLIGLHDRVAAVGGSMTVSSPPGVGTTLSVSIALGTG is encoded by the coding sequence GTGACGCGCACGGTTCCCCGGCGAGATCGACTGGTCAAGCTCGTTCTGCGCACCAGGACACCACCCGTTGCCTGCGGAATTGCCCTCGCTGTCGGTGCGATCGTCGCCGAGATCCTGGCCGTGCTCCTACTGGAGCGGATCGCTCCGGGTAATGCTTTCGGAGCCGTCTTCCTGTTGGGCGTACTCGTGGTGTCCGCGGGATGGGGGTTTCGGCTGTCCATCGCCACCTCGGTCGCGAGCGCCGCAGCCTATGCCTACATTCACGTGGGAGAGAGCAGCAGCGAGACCGCCGAGAGCAGCGAGAGCTTCGTTCCGGCGATGATCGTCTTTCTCGTGCTGGCGTTGCTCACCAACGTCCTCGTCGGTCAATCACGATTGCGTGCGGTGGAGTCCGACCAGCGACGCCGGGAGGCCGACCTGCTCGCATCGCTCGCCCGCACGATGCTTCGAACGACCGACCGAACCGCCATGCTCAACGACGCAGGTGCTCGATTGTCGGAGGTGTTGGAGGTCCCGTGCGAGGTGGTCGGCCTCGATGGACCACCGAGCAGCGTCGAAGAAGAACAGATTGCGCTGCGCGACGGCGACGACGTCATCGGTTTCCTGGTGGTCCCAGCACAGCTGGTCCCGACCGCGAGGCGTCGAATAGATCGGATCGTTGCGCCACTCGAAGCGTTGATGGCTGCATCGAGCGACCGGCAGGCACTCCACGAGCGAACCCTCGCCCTTGCCCGTCAGCAGACCTCACTACGACGTGTCGCGACACTGGTCGCATTGCGTGCCGAGCCGGACGAGGTGTTCCTCGCCGTCGCGCACGAGCTGGCCGATGGCCTCGACATCGAACATGTGTCGGTCGTGCGGTACGACACCGACGCGCACTACACAGTCCTTGCCGTACGCGACCGCGTCGAATCTCACCGGTTGGCAGCGGGCGAACGGTTGCCGCTCGGTGGGCACAACGTCTGCACAATCGTCTTCTCGACCGGAATGCCCGCGGTCATCGACTTCACCGCGGCCACCGGCGACATCGCCGATCGCCTTCTCGGCCGGGGAATCCTCGAGGGGCGCGGCGTTCCGATCAAGATCGACGGCACCGTCTGGGGTGCAGTCGTCATCGGATCCACTCGCTACTCCACCAGTGCAGATCTCGGCGATCGCCTGTCCGACTTCGCCGATCTCCTCGCAACCGCTGTGTACAACAGCGATACCCGATCGGCCCTGACGCGTTCTCGGGCTCGTGTGGTAGCCGCCGCAGATCAGGCCAGACGCACCATCGAGCGCGATCTGCACGACGGCGCACAGCAGCGAATTGTGTCGCTCGGAATGGAACTACGTATCGCGCAAGCGGCAGCGCCCGCCGAACTCGTCGATCTGCGAAACAGTCTCGATCGCAGCGTGGACACCTTGTCGCAGGTGCACAACGATCTCCGCGAACTCTCACGGGGAATCCACCCGGCCATCCTCTCTCGCGGCGGCCTCGCGCCGGCGCTGAAAACGCTCGCCCGACGTTCGCCGGTGCCGGTATCGCTCACCACCGACATACCCATGCGTCTGCCGGATCCCATCGAAGTCGCCGCGTATTACGTTGTCGCCGAGGCGTTGACCAACACGGCGAAATACGCCGGGGCCACCGGCGTCGACATCGCAGCTTCGGTGGCGGACGGATGCTTGACCCTCGTCGTCGGCGACGACGGGTGCGGCGGCGCTGACATGCAGGGCGGTTCGGGACTGATCGGCTTGCACGACCGAGTGGCCGCAGTCGGAGGATCGATGACCGTCTCGAGCCCGCCGGGCGTCGGGACAACGCTGTCGGTGTCGATCGCCCTCGGTACCGGCTAG
- a CDS encoding response regulator translates to MSSARSCLIVDDSDAFCVAARRVLEAGGITVVGTASTLAGAVETADLVHPDLVLVDIDLGDESGFDVVEALHAASAPVPAIILVSTHDADDFADLVESSSAIGFLPKFELSAASVDALLASLT, encoded by the coding sequence ATGTCCTCCGCCCGCAGCTGCCTCATCGTCGACGACAGCGATGCATTCTGCGTCGCTGCCCGGAGGGTGCTCGAAGCCGGCGGCATAACCGTCGTAGGAACCGCGTCGACCCTGGCTGGGGCTGTGGAGACCGCCGACCTCGTCCATCCCGACCTCGTCCTCGTCGACATCGACCTGGGTGACGAGAGCGGGTTCGACGTCGTCGAGGCTCTGCACGCTGCGTCGGCGCCGGTGCCCGCGATCATCCTCGTCTCGACGCACGACGCGGACGATTTCGCGGACCTGGTCGAATCGAGTTCGGCCATCGGATTTCTGCCGAAGTTCGAGTTGTCGGCAGCATCGGTCGATGCTCTGTTGGCCTCACTCACGTGA
- a CDS encoding YciI family protein gives MAKYLFLKHYRGAPEAINDVPMNEWTQQEVEAHMTYMNDFAAKLQESGEFVDSQALKQAGAWVRSDGEGKPPVTDGPFAETKDLIAGWMVIDVDSYDRALELAGELSAAPGAGGKPIHEWLEVRPMMDTPTTIDE, from the coding sequence ATGGCGAAGTACCTGTTCCTCAAGCACTACCGCGGCGCACCGGAAGCGATCAACGACGTGCCCATGAACGAGTGGACGCAGCAGGAGGTCGAGGCGCACATGACCTACATGAACGATTTCGCGGCCAAGCTGCAGGAGTCGGGCGAGTTCGTCGACAGTCAGGCGCTCAAGCAAGCGGGCGCGTGGGTTCGCTCCGACGGAGAAGGCAAGCCGCCTGTCACCGACGGCCCCTTCGCGGAGACGAAGGATCTCATCGCCGGGTGGATGGTCATCGACGTCGATAGCTACGATCGCGCTCTCGAACTGGCCGGTGAGCTATCGGCAGCCCCAGGCGCAGGCGGCAAGCCGATCCACGAGTGGCTGGAGGTTCGGCCGATGATGGACACGCCCACCACCATCGACGAGTGA
- a CDS encoding PadR family transcriptional regulator: MAQGDLNTTSYVILGLLVSRDWTAYEISVQFGRGVGELWPRADRQLYNAPKKLLERGLVSATTDAADSGRSRTVYSITDTGRDALSSWLATESKPSALQFEGMIRVLFAEQGSLDDLRANITTMRDQAQQTRSLFLSHAERLLDVEHSTFPDRQHLMTLANRFMVGHFTHISEWADWALTETETWSDTKSPATTHREQSRTSLEESLQRHR; encoded by the coding sequence GTGGCTCAGGGCGATCTCAACACGACGTCATACGTCATATTGGGGCTTCTTGTCTCTCGCGATTGGACCGCATACGAAATCTCGGTGCAGTTCGGACGTGGTGTAGGCGAGCTGTGGCCGCGCGCCGATCGGCAGCTCTACAACGCACCCAAGAAGCTGCTCGAACGTGGACTGGTGTCGGCGACGACGGATGCTGCCGACTCGGGACGCAGCCGGACCGTCTACTCGATCACCGACACAGGTCGCGACGCCCTCTCATCGTGGCTCGCAACCGAATCGAAGCCGTCTGCACTGCAATTCGAGGGCATGATCCGCGTGTTGTTCGCTGAGCAGGGGTCACTCGACGACCTGCGCGCCAACATCACGACGATGCGGGACCAGGCCCAGCAGACCCGTTCGTTGTTCTTGTCGCACGCCGAACGACTACTCGACGTCGAGCATTCGACTTTCCCCGATCGTCAGCACCTCATGACGCTGGCCAATCGGTTCATGGTCGGACACTTCACTCACATCTCGGAGTGGGCCGACTGGGCGTTGACCGAAACCGAGACGTGGTCGGACACGAAGTCCCCGGCTACCACCCACCGCGAGCAGAGCCGAACGAGCCTGGAGGAGTCGCTGCAACGGCATCGATAG
- a CDS encoding serine hydrolase, which translates to MSVLALSTSMLLACSSAADTEAPALAEAPPQVPPAQIDREAVDAAVGQLDGFVGDMMANTGAPGIAVAVVYQDEVLYSKGFGVRKVGEPDLVDTSTMFQLASVSKPVASSVVASLVGEGKIDWDDPVRQYEPGFSVADPYVSERASFTDLMSHRSGLPDHAGDLLEDLGYSYDEILARLNQVPLEPFRDNYDYTNYGFSAAGVAAAKSQGTTWADLSEQRIYEPLGMTNTTSSQQAWASAPNHAYNHILADEDTNTWAAKYVSNPEGQAPAGAAASSVDDMAKWMRMELGGGEFEGTTVVEPEALQFTHRAHAFAHPSTTPGARDSFYGIGFNVGTDNQGRVEVSHAGAFALGASTDVVMLPSEQLGIVVLANTAPIGVAETIAAQFMDYAKNGELTVDWAPFLADIFAGIVEQGRSETDYANPPASAAPAKPVDAYVGTYSSPFYGPAEVVESGGELVLKIGKNLQSSYPLTHFDGDTYWFEPVGENSSGPTGAEFTVAAGAPTTLTVEYLDPLGLGTFTRS; encoded by the coding sequence ATGTCGGTCCTCGCGCTCAGTACGAGCATGCTGCTCGCCTGCAGTTCGGCCGCCGACACAGAGGCCCCCGCCCTCGCCGAGGCTCCGCCACAGGTTCCGCCCGCACAGATCGATCGCGAGGCCGTCGACGCCGCGGTCGGACAACTCGACGGTTTCGTGGGCGACATGATGGCGAACACGGGTGCGCCCGGCATCGCGGTCGCCGTCGTCTACCAGGACGAAGTGTTGTACTCCAAGGGCTTCGGCGTCCGGAAGGTCGGCGAACCGGACCTCGTGGACACCAGCACGATGTTCCAACTGGCGTCGGTGTCCAAGCCCGTCGCATCGTCGGTCGTCGCGTCGTTGGTCGGCGAAGGAAAGATCGACTGGGACGATCCGGTTCGCCAGTACGAACCAGGCTTCTCCGTCGCTGATCCCTATGTCAGCGAGCGCGCGAGCTTCACCGATCTGATGTCGCACCGATCGGGACTTCCCGATCACGCCGGGGACCTCCTCGAAGACCTCGGTTACAGCTACGACGAGATCCTCGCTCGACTCAATCAGGTTCCACTCGAACCGTTCCGAGACAATTACGACTACACCAATTACGGATTCTCCGCTGCAGGCGTTGCCGCGGCGAAATCCCAGGGCACGACCTGGGCAGATCTGTCCGAGCAGAGGATCTACGAACCACTCGGCATGACGAATACCACGTCCAGCCAGCAGGCCTGGGCAAGCGCCCCGAACCACGCCTACAACCACATTCTCGCCGACGAGGACACGAACACCTGGGCAGCGAAGTACGTCAGCAACCCCGAAGGCCAGGCGCCTGCCGGCGCGGCCGCATCCTCGGTCGACGACATGGCCAAGTGGATGCGCATGGAACTGGGCGGCGGCGAATTCGAGGGCACAACCGTCGTCGAACCGGAAGCGCTGCAGTTCACTCACAGGGCTCACGCATTTGCGCACCCGTCGACGACGCCAGGCGCACGCGACAGTTTCTACGGCATCGGATTCAACGTCGGAACCGACAATCAGGGACGCGTCGAAGTCAGCCACGCCGGCGCATTCGCACTCGGTGCGAGCACCGACGTGGTGATGTTGCCGAGCGAGCAGTTGGGGATCGTCGTTCTTGCCAACACGGCACCCATCGGAGTCGCGGAAACCATTGCAGCGCAGTTCATGGACTACGCGAAGAACGGCGAGCTCACCGTCGACTGGGCGCCGTTCCTGGCCGATATATTCGCAGGGATCGTCGAGCAGGGCCGTTCCGAGACGGACTACGCGAACCCGCCGGCCTCGGCGGCCCCAGCGAAACCGGTCGACGCGTACGTCGGCACTTATTCGAGCCCGTTCTACGGTCCAGCGGAAGTGGTCGAGAGCGGCGGCGAGCTCGTGCTGAAAATCGGAAAGAACCTCCAGTCCAGCTATCCGCTCACCCATTTCGACGGCGACACCTATTGGTTCGAACCGGTCGGAGAGAACTCGTCCGGGCCGACCGGCGCCGAGTTCACCGTCGCCGCCGGCGCACCCACAACGCTCACCGTCGAGTACCTCGACCCACTCGGTCTCGGCACCTTCACTCGCTCCTGA
- a CDS encoding alpha/beta fold hydrolase → MPYITTTDGTEIYYTEQGTGKPVLLSHGWPLSSDAWQLELKLLADAGYRAIAHDRRGHGRSSKTYTGNDMDTYARDLAELVEALDLQELTLIGHSTGGGEVVRYAAQHGGSRVARVITAGAVPPIMLKSENNPQGTPIEALDDIRSGVLTDRSQFYKDLAEAFYGANRDGATVSQGAKDDFWRQGMLVNLAAAYDCVKAFSETDFTEDLKALTVPVFIAQGDDDQIVPIAAAALKSIELVKDGTLKVYPGAPHGIYGDYQKALDADILEFIAK, encoded by the coding sequence ATGCCGTACATCACCACCACAGACGGAACCGAGATCTACTACACCGAACAGGGAACGGGAAAGCCAGTTCTCCTCAGCCACGGATGGCCGCTGTCCTCGGATGCGTGGCAGCTCGAACTCAAACTGCTCGCCGACGCCGGCTACCGCGCCATCGCACATGATCGTCGCGGTCACGGACGCTCGTCGAAGACGTACACGGGCAACGACATGGACACCTACGCACGCGACCTCGCCGAGTTGGTCGAGGCGCTCGATCTCCAGGAACTCACACTCATCGGTCACTCCACAGGCGGCGGCGAAGTGGTGCGCTACGCAGCCCAGCACGGCGGAAGCCGCGTCGCTCGCGTCATCACCGCAGGCGCCGTTCCCCCGATCATGCTGAAGTCCGAGAACAACCCCCAGGGCACACCGATCGAGGCGCTCGACGACATCCGCAGCGGAGTCCTGACCGACCGTTCGCAGTTCTACAAGGACCTCGCCGAGGCGTTCTACGGCGCCAACCGCGACGGCGCGACGGTTTCCCAGGGCGCCAAGGACGACTTCTGGCGTCAGGGAATGCTCGTCAACCTCGCTGCCGCGTACGACTGTGTGAAAGCGTTCTCGGAGACCGATTTCACCGAGGACTTGAAGGCTCTGACCGTTCCCGTCTTCATCGCGCAGGGCGACGACGATCAGATCGTCCCCATCGCCGCGGCAGCCCTGAAGTCCATCGAACTGGTCAAGGACGGCACACTCAAGGTCTACCCGGGCGCGCCCCACGGCATCTACGGCGACTACCAGAAGGCCTTGGACGCGGACATTCTCGAATTCATCGCGAAGTAA
- a CDS encoding RNA polymerase sigma factor — protein MDEILLRELTPAVIGVLTRRGLDFATAEDAVQEALIGATVSWPEGMPADPKGWLVTVAWRKFLDTHRAEAARRDRELRISAEPPSGPAETSDDTLHLFFLCAHPSLSSSAAVALTLRAVGGLTTKQIADAYLVPEKTMGQRISRAKKTVRDVRFVERGDLSTVRRVLYLIFNEGYSGDVDLASEAIRLTRQLAALSGDEESAGLLALMLLHHARRSARTRPDGSLIPLAEQDRSRWDTTLIAEGVDILQAALARTSLGEFQAQAAIAALHVDAQRAEETDWVQIVGWYDELLGITGSAVVQLNRAVAVGEADGAAAGLAALKAIDADVPRYTAVSAYLHEKAGDAVAAARLYVEAAEQASNLAERNHLTLQAARLGGRS, from the coding sequence ATGGACGAGATACTGCTGCGGGAGCTGACACCCGCGGTGATCGGCGTCCTCACTCGTCGCGGGCTCGATTTCGCGACGGCTGAGGACGCCGTGCAGGAAGCGCTGATCGGTGCGACTGTGTCCTGGCCGGAGGGTATGCCCGCCGATCCCAAAGGATGGCTCGTAACGGTTGCCTGGCGGAAGTTTCTCGACACTCACCGCGCCGAGGCAGCCCGGCGTGATCGTGAGTTGCGGATATCCGCAGAGCCGCCGTCGGGGCCTGCGGAGACGTCCGACGACACGTTGCATCTGTTCTTCCTCTGTGCGCATCCGTCGTTGAGTTCGTCGGCAGCGGTTGCATTGACGCTGCGTGCCGTCGGGGGTCTGACGACGAAACAGATCGCCGACGCGTATCTCGTCCCCGAGAAGACCATGGGCCAGCGGATAAGTCGGGCCAAGAAGACCGTTCGGGACGTTCGGTTCGTCGAGCGTGGTGATCTGTCCACGGTGCGGCGGGTGTTGTACTTGATTTTCAACGAGGGCTACAGCGGAGACGTCGACCTCGCATCGGAGGCGATACGACTCACCAGGCAGTTGGCCGCACTGAGCGGCGACGAGGAGTCCGCCGGGTTACTGGCGCTGATGCTGCTGCACCACGCGCGCAGAAGTGCAAGGACCCGGCCCGACGGCAGTCTGATTCCACTGGCCGAGCAGGATCGCTCACGGTGGGACACAACGCTGATCGCCGAAGGCGTCGACATCCTGCAGGCGGCGTTGGCGCGGACAAGTCTCGGCGAGTTCCAAGCCCAGGCCGCGATCGCTGCTCTGCACGTAGACGCGCAACGAGCCGAGGAGACGGATTGGGTGCAGATCGTGGGCTGGTACGACGAATTGCTCGGTATCACCGGAAGTGCTGTCGTACAGCTCAATAGGGCTGTCGCGGTGGGTGAGGCCGACGGTGCCGCAGCAGGTCTGGCTGCATTGAAGGCGATCGACGCCGACGTGCCCCGCTATACCGCCGTCTCGGCCTACCTGCACGAGAAGGCAGGTGATGCGGTAGCCGCCGCTCGTCTGTACGTCGAGGCCGCGGAGCAGGCTTCGAATCTGGCCGAACGAAACCATCTCACTCTGCAGGCAGCCAGGCTCGGTGGGCGCTCCTGA
- a CDS encoding response regulator yields MDGLRVAIADDDVLLRAGLTSLLTGAGLDVVGQAGDAVELLALLDREQPQLAIIDIRMPPTHTTEGLDAALRIRSDFPDVSMLLLSAHVEVDHALELLDSGQNSGGSGVGYLLKSRVTDVDDFVSTLGRIAAGASVIDPALVYELVAARRRDDPLGALSSREKDVLTLMAEGLSNSGIGRRLWITEGTVEKHVRSILTKLDLAETADDHRRVRAVIMYLDTVT; encoded by the coding sequence ATGGACGGACTACGAGTAGCGATCGCCGACGACGACGTTCTCCTGAGAGCAGGGCTGACCAGCCTGCTGACCGGGGCCGGACTCGACGTTGTGGGCCAGGCGGGTGACGCGGTGGAGCTCTTGGCTCTGCTGGACCGCGAGCAACCGCAGCTGGCAATCATCGACATCCGGATGCCGCCGACCCACACGACAGAGGGACTCGACGCCGCGCTGCGAATCCGCTCGGATTTTCCCGACGTCTCGATGCTTCTTCTGTCCGCGCATGTCGAAGTGGACCACGCTCTCGAACTTCTCGACAGTGGCCAGAACAGTGGGGGCAGCGGCGTCGGATATTTACTCAAGAGCCGCGTGACCGACGTCGACGATTTCGTCTCCACCCTCGGTCGCATCGCGGCTGGGGCGTCGGTCATAGATCCGGCGCTCGTCTACGAGTTGGTGGCCGCACGCAGGCGAGACGACCCGCTGGGCGCGCTGAGCTCCCGCGAGAAAGACGTGTTGACGCTGATGGCGGAGGGGCTGTCGAACTCGGGCATCGGTCGACGCCTGTGGATCACCGAGGGAACCGTCGAGAAGCACGTCAGAAGCATCCTCACCAAGCTGGACCTCGCCGAGACGGCCGACGACCACCGTCGAGTCCGGGCAGTCATCATGTATCTGGACACGGTTACGTGA
- a CDS encoding serine hydrolase domain-containing protein: MHRRSRSLLALLLTSGLLVAACSSGNDSTDSTATSSTSSAESSALVPLDSAAIDAIVDEKAKEFRQVGMVVLIKTPDGEYVNTWGSTELGGTTPPTLDTKVRIGSNTKTWTGTVILQMVQEGKISVDDPVSKYRPDVPNGDNITIGQLLDMRSGLYNYTQTLELNRALDEQPERVWQPEELVALGLSNPPTSPPGAEYNYSNTNTVLLGLIAEKLDGKPIAEIYQNRLFSPLGLENTSFPANTDTSIPSPYTAGYSYSGNVETLGEGKEALSPERIAAIDAGTVTPRTTTNDNPSWTWSAGQGISTANDIATWVKALGSGELLGAETQQLRIDSVQPSDANGTAAYGYGIAQMGPMYGHIGEMPGYNSFMGYDPANDVTFVVWGNLAPTVDGTAPAAMVAKELIPYVYAGPPAATSNDVGEHSDDAGK, translated from the coding sequence ATGCACCGTAGATCGCGCTCGCTCCTCGCACTTCTGCTGACGTCCGGACTCCTTGTCGCTGCGTGCTCGTCCGGTAACGACAGCACCGACAGCACCGCCACCTCGAGCACGAGCAGTGCAGAATCGAGTGCCCTCGTCCCGCTCGATTCCGCGGCCATCGATGCGATCGTGGACGAGAAGGCGAAGGAATTCCGTCAGGTCGGGATGGTGGTGTTGATCAAGACCCCCGACGGTGAGTACGTGAACACCTGGGGCAGCACCGAACTCGGCGGAACAACGCCGCCGACACTCGATACGAAGGTCCGCATCGGATCGAACACCAAGACCTGGACGGGCACCGTCATCCTCCAGATGGTGCAGGAGGGCAAGATCTCGGTCGACGACCCAGTGAGCAAGTATCGCCCGGACGTTCCGAACGGTGACAACATCACCATCGGGCAACTCCTCGACATGCGCAGCGGGCTGTACAACTACACCCAGACGCTCGAGCTCAACCGCGCACTCGACGAGCAGCCGGAAAGAGTCTGGCAGCCAGAGGAATTGGTGGCGCTCGGCCTCTCCAATCCTCCGACGTCACCGCCGGGAGCCGAATACAACTACTCCAACACCAACACCGTCCTGCTCGGTCTCATCGCCGAGAAGCTCGATGGCAAGCCGATTGCGGAGATTTACCAGAATCGACTCTTCTCCCCTCTCGGACTCGAGAACACCTCGTTCCCGGCGAACACCGACACGTCGATCCCCTCGCCGTACACCGCGGGGTATTCGTACAGCGGCAACGTCGAAACGCTCGGCGAAGGCAAGGAAGCGCTCTCGCCCGAGAGGATCGCGGCCATCGACGCAGGCACCGTCACACCGAGAACGACGACGAACGACAACCCCTCCTGGACATGGTCTGCCGGTCAAGGCATCTCGACAGCGAACGACATCGCAACCTGGGTGAAGGCACTCGGATCCGGTGAGCTGCTCGGCGCCGAGACCCAGCAACTCAGGATCGACAGCGTCCAGCCGAGCGATGCGAACGGCACCGCTGCCTACGGATACGGCATCGCCCAGATGGGCCCAATGTACGGGCACATCGGCGAGATGCCGGGGTACAACTCGTTCATGGGGTACGACCCCGCGAACGACGTCACGTTCGTCGTGTGGGGCAACCTGGCACCGACGGTCGACGGCACCGCGCCTGCCGCGATGGTCGCGAAGGAGTTGATTCCGTACGTGTACGCAGGACCGCCTGCAGCCACGTCGAACGATGTGGGAGAACACAGCGACGACGCGGGCAAGTGA
- a CDS encoding alpha-hydroxy acid oxidase, with protein sequence MTQRHLPKFRDLAPLMQFEKPSFDFKANRLAKAQTVYDLRKIAKRRTPRAAFDYTEGAAEAEISLGRARQAFEDIEFTPSVLRNVEKVETGWDVLGAPVSLPFGIAPTGFTRLMHTEGEIAGAHAAARHGIPFSLSTMGTTAIEDVAAANPNGRNWFQLYMWKDRDRSMALVDRAAKAGFDTLLVTVDVPVAGARLRDRRNGFSIPPKLTLGTVANAIPRPWWWYDFLTTDALSFASLDKWSGTVGELLDTMFDPTVDFDDLRWIKQQWPGKIVVKGIQNVADAKRVADVGVDGIILSNHGGRQLDRAPIPFHLLPEVVKEVGSEYEVHIDTGIMSGADVVAAVAHGARFTLLGRAYLYGLMAGGEDGVNRMIDIVGEQVTRTMRLLGVSSLEELTPAHVTQLVRLAPRALTGI encoded by the coding sequence ATGACTCAGCGCCACCTGCCCAAATTTCGCGATCTAGCGCCGCTCATGCAGTTCGAAAAGCCGAGCTTCGACTTCAAGGCCAACCGTCTTGCGAAGGCTCAGACCGTCTACGACCTGCGCAAGATCGCCAAGCGACGCACCCCGCGTGCGGCCTTCGATTACACCGAAGGCGCGGCCGAGGCCGAGATCTCGCTGGGACGTGCCCGTCAGGCATTCGAGGACATCGAATTCACCCCGTCGGTCCTACGCAACGTCGAGAAGGTCGAGACGGGATGGGACGTCCTCGGCGCTCCGGTATCGCTACCGTTCGGCATTGCGCCGACCGGCTTCACGCGCTTGATGCATACCGAGGGTGAGATCGCAGGCGCGCATGCAGCTGCACGTCACGGAATTCCGTTCTCGTTGTCCACCATGGGAACCACTGCCATCGAGGACGTCGCCGCGGCGAACCCCAACGGCCGCAACTGGTTCCAGCTCTACATGTGGAAGGACCGAGATCGGTCCATGGCACTGGTCGACCGGGCGGCCAAAGCCGGATTCGACACCCTTCTGGTCACCGTCGACGTGCCGGTTGCCGGAGCCCGATTGCGCGACAGACGAAATGGATTCTCCATACCTCCGAAGCTCACTCTCGGGACTGTCGCGAACGCCATCCCGCGGCCCTGGTGGTGGTACGACTTCCTCACCACCGACGCGCTGTCCTTCGCGTCGTTGGACAAGTGGTCGGGAACCGTCGGCGAACTCCTCGACACGATGTTCGATCCCACCGTCGACTTCGACGATCTACGCTGGATCAAGCAGCAGTGGCCGGGAAAGATCGTCGTCAAAGGAATTCAAAACGTCGCCGACGCCAAACGCGTTGCCGATGTCGGGGTCGACGGCATCATCCTGTCGAATCACGGTGGCCGGCAGCTCGACCGAGCACCGATCCCGTTCCACCTTCTGCCCGAGGTGGTCAAAGAGGTCGGTAGCGAATACGAAGTCCACATCGACACCGGCATCATGTCCGGGGCGGACGTTGTCGCTGCCGTCGCGCACGGCGCGCGTTTCACCCTGCTGGGTCGCGCGTACCTGTACGGCCTCATGGCAGGCGGAGAAGACGGCGTCAATCGGATGATCGACATCGTCGGCGAGCAGGTCACGCGGACCATGAGACTGCTCGGGGTCAGCTCACTCGAAGAGCTCACGCCCGCCCACGTCACCCAGTTGGTGCGTCTCGCGCCCCGTGCACTCACCGGAATCTGA